The Pseudomonas iranensis genome includes a window with the following:
- a CDS encoding ABC transporter substrate-binding protein codes for MQPTAKALLALTCMTLSSVSLGAQTLTIATVNNSDMIRMQKLSKTFESEHPDIKLNWVVLEENVLRQRLTTDIATQGGQFDVLTIGMYEAALWGGKGWLEPMKDLPASYALDDVFPSVREGLSVKGSLYALPFYAESSITYYRTDLFKAAGLTMPERPTWEEIAGFAEKLTQKDKEQYGICLRGKAGWGENMALVTTVANAYGARWFDEQWKPEFSGPEWKNALNFYVNTMKKSGPPGASSNGFNENLALFNSGKCAIWVDASVAGSFVTDKTQSKVADHVGFTFAPHQVTDKGSAWLYSWALAIPTSSKAKDAAKTFSAWATSKEYGELVAKTDGIANVPPGTRASTYSDAYMSAAPFAKVTLESLKAADPSKPTLKPVPYIGIQLVTIPEFQAVGTQVGKLFSAALIGQTTVDQALAAAQQTTEREMKRAGYPK; via the coding sequence ATGCAACCCACTGCAAAAGCTCTGCTCGCTCTCACCTGCATGACCCTCAGTAGCGTCAGCCTTGGCGCCCAGACCCTGACCATCGCCACCGTCAACAACAGCGACATGATCCGCATGCAGAAACTCTCGAAAACTTTCGAGAGCGAGCATCCGGACATCAAGCTCAATTGGGTGGTACTGGAAGAAAACGTCCTGCGTCAGCGCCTGACTACGGACATCGCCACTCAGGGCGGCCAGTTCGACGTGTTGACCATCGGCATGTACGAAGCCGCACTCTGGGGCGGCAAGGGTTGGCTGGAGCCGATGAAGGACCTGCCGGCCAGTTACGCCCTCGACGACGTCTTCCCGTCGGTGCGTGAGGGCCTGTCGGTGAAGGGTTCGCTGTATGCGCTGCCGTTTTACGCGGAGAGTTCGATCACCTATTACCGCACCGACCTGTTCAAGGCAGCCGGGCTGACCATGCCGGAGCGGCCGACCTGGGAAGAGATCGCCGGGTTCGCGGAAAAGCTCACCCAGAAAGACAAAGAGCAATACGGCATCTGCCTGCGCGGCAAGGCCGGCTGGGGTGAGAACATGGCGCTGGTCACCACGGTCGCCAATGCTTACGGCGCGCGCTGGTTCGATGAGCAGTGGAAACCGGAATTCAGCGGCCCGGAGTGGAAAAACGCGCTGAATTTCTACGTCAACACCATGAAGAAATCCGGCCCGCCGGGCGCATCCAGCAACGGTTTCAACGAAAACCTCGCCCTGTTCAACAGCGGCAAATGCGCGATCTGGGTCGACGCCAGCGTCGCCGGCTCGTTCGTCACCGACAAGACCCAGAGCAAGGTCGCCGATCACGTCGGTTTCACCTTCGCTCCGCATCAGGTCACGGATAAAGGCTCGGCGTGGCTGTATTCGTGGGCGCTGGCGATTCCGACCAGCTCCAAGGCCAAGGACGCAGCAAAAACCTTCAGCGCCTGGGCCACGTCCAAAGAGTACGGCGAACTGGTTGCCAAGACCGATGGCATCGCCAACGTGCCGCCGGGCACCCGCGCTTCGACCTACAGCGACGCGTACATGAGCGCTGCGCCGTTTGCCAAGGTGACGCTGGAATCGCTGAAGGCCGCTGACCCGAGCAAGCCGACGCTGAAACCGGTGCCGTACATCGGCATTCAATTGGTGACCATTCCCGAATTCCAGGCAGTGGGCACCCAGGTCGGCAAGCTGTTCTCGGCTGCGCTGATCGGCCAGACCACGGTGGATCAGGCGCTGGCGGCGGCGCAGCAGACTACGGAACGCGAGATGAAGCGCGCGGGTTATCCCAAGTAA
- a CDS encoding chemotaxis protein CheB: protein MNDTPSLPRIEAVVIGASAGGVEALLTLLGPLRKGYVLPIIIVLHLPEERRSHLAEVFSRRVAMPVKEAEDKQDIEAGTVYFATPGYHLSVEADRSLSLSLEDRVHHSRPSIDYLFESAADVYGETLAAVLLTGANHDGARGLACVKHCGGLTIVQDPDDAQVATMPQAALNVLQPDHVLPIHGIGRLLVELERIAC, encoded by the coding sequence ATGAACGACACCCCGAGCCTGCCTCGCATCGAGGCCGTCGTGATCGGCGCCTCCGCAGGCGGTGTCGAGGCGTTGCTGACCCTGCTCGGGCCATTGCGCAAAGGCTATGTGCTGCCGATCATCATCGTTCTGCATCTGCCGGAAGAGCGGCGCAGTCATCTGGCCGAAGTGTTCTCCCGCCGTGTGGCGATGCCGGTCAAGGAAGCTGAAGACAAGCAGGACATTGAAGCCGGCACGGTGTATTTCGCCACGCCCGGTTATCACTTGTCGGTCGAAGCGGATCGCAGCCTGTCGCTGAGCCTGGAGGATCGCGTGCATCATTCGCGGCCGTCTATTGATTACCTGTTTGAATCGGCCGCTGACGTTTACGGCGAGACACTCGCCGCCGTGCTGCTGACCGGCGCCAATCACGATGGCGCGCGCGGGTTGGCCTGCGTCAAGCACTGCGGCGGCCTGACCATTGTTCAAGACCCCGATGATGCACAAGTCGCCACCATGCCCCAGGCTGCACTGAACGTTCTGCAGCCGGATCATGTCCTACCCATTCACGGCATCGGCCGTCTGCTAGTCGAGCTGGAACGAATCGCATGCTGA
- a CDS encoding carbohydrate ABC transporter permease — MNTSTAKAHIELSPPQRKLRVRNPGWFLVSPSVALLLLWMIVPLGMTLYFSMIRYNLLYPGENEFVGLENFTYFLTDSGFMPGATNTLLLVGSVLLISVVFGVLISALLEASEFLGRGLVRVMLISPFFIMPTVGALIWKNLIFHPVSGILAYIWKLFGAQPVDWLAHYPLLSIIIIVSWQWLPFAILILMTAMQSLDQEQKEAARLDGAGPIAIFWHLTLPHLARPIAVVVMIETIVLLSVFAEIFTTTNGGPGYASTNLAYLIYNQALVQFDVGMASAGGLIAVVIANIAAIILVRMIGKNLTDKA, encoded by the coding sequence ATGAATACTTCAACTGCCAAAGCCCACATCGAACTGTCGCCACCCCAGCGCAAGCTGCGCGTGCGCAATCCCGGCTGGTTTCTGGTCAGCCCCTCGGTGGCGCTGTTGCTGCTGTGGATGATCGTGCCGCTGGGCATGACCCTGTACTTTTCGATGATCCGCTACAACCTGCTCTACCCCGGCGAAAACGAATTCGTCGGGCTGGAGAACTTCACTTACTTCCTCACCGATTCGGGCTTCATGCCCGGCGCGACCAATACGTTGTTGCTGGTCGGTAGCGTGCTGCTGATCAGTGTGGTCTTCGGTGTGTTGATCAGCGCGTTGCTGGAGGCCAGCGAATTCCTTGGGCGCGGCCTGGTGCGGGTGATGCTGATCTCGCCGTTCTTCATCATGCCCACCGTCGGCGCGTTGATCTGGAAGAACCTTATTTTCCACCCGGTCTCGGGGATCCTCGCCTACATCTGGAAGCTGTTCGGTGCGCAACCGGTGGACTGGCTGGCGCACTACCCGCTGCTGTCGATCATCATCATTGTTTCGTGGCAATGGCTGCCCTTCGCGATCCTGATTCTGATGACCGCCATGCAGTCGCTGGATCAGGAACAGAAAGAAGCCGCGCGCCTCGATGGTGCCGGTCCGATCGCGATCTTCTGGCACCTGACCCTGCCGCACCTGGCGCGGCCGATCGCCGTGGTGGTGATGATCGAAACGATCGTCCTGCTCTCGGTGTTCGCCGAAATCTTCACCACCACCAACGGCGGCCCCGGCTACGCCTCGACCAACCTCGCCTACCTGATCTACAACCAGGCGCTGGTGCAGTTCGATGTCGGCATGGCCTCGGCGGGCGGCTTGATTGCCGTGGTCATCGCCAACATCGCCGCGATCATTCTGGTGCGGATGATCGGCAAAAACCTGACTGACAAAGCGTGA
- a CDS encoding CheR family methyltransferase — MERSSSAERNSEIELRLLIEAIYLKYSYDFRDYSGASIKRRVQHALSQFECATISALQEKVLHDPTAFMQLLQLLTIPVSEMFRDPSHFLAIRNEVVPLLRTYPSLKIWIAGCSTGEEVYSMAILLREEGLLDRTIIYATDINPRSLEKAKQGIFSMENVRAYTANYQQAGGQRSFADYYTAAYGYAIFDKSLCENVTFADHSLATDSVFSETQLISCRNVLIYFNKKLQDRAFGLFHESLSHRGFLVLGSKETLDFSNYSSQFEALVKQERIYRKS; from the coding sequence GTGGAACGCAGCAGTTCAGCCGAGCGCAACAGCGAAATCGAATTACGCTTGTTGATCGAGGCGATTTACCTGAAATACAGCTATGACTTTCGCGACTACTCCGGCGCTTCGATCAAGCGCCGGGTGCAGCACGCGCTGAGTCAGTTCGAGTGCGCGACCATCTCGGCCCTGCAAGAAAAAGTCCTGCACGACCCGACCGCGTTCATGCAACTGCTGCAACTGCTGACGATCCCGGTCAGCGAGATGTTCCGCGATCCGTCGCACTTCCTGGCGATCCGCAACGAAGTGGTGCCGCTGCTGCGCACCTATCCGTCGCTGAAGATCTGGATTGCCGGATGCAGCACGGGCGAGGAGGTCTATTCAATGGCGATCCTGTTGCGCGAGGAAGGCCTGCTCGACCGCACGATCATCTACGCCACCGACATCAACCCGCGCTCGCTGGAGAAGGCCAAGCAAGGGATTTTCTCCATGGAAAACGTCCGTGCCTACACTGCCAACTATCAGCAGGCCGGCGGTCAGCGTTCGTTTGCCGATTACTACACGGCAGCCTACGGCTACGCGATTTTCGACAAGAGCCTGTGCGAGAACGTGACGTTCGCCGACCACAGCCTGGCCACCGACAGCGTGTTCTCCGAAACCCAGTTGATTTCCTGCCGCAACGTGCTGATCTATTTCAACAAGAAGTTGCAGGACCGGGCGTTCGGGCTGTTCCATGAATCGTTATCGCATCGCGGCTTTCTGGTGCTGGGCAGCAAGGAAACCCTGGATTTTTCCAACTATTCGAGCCAGTTCGAGGCGTTGGTCAAACAAGAACGGATCTACCGCAAATCATGA
- a CDS encoding response regulator encodes MSANASTILVVEDDDIVRMLIVDVLEELEYTVLEADDGNAALEILANPGKAIDLMMTDHGLPGMDGRELSQKARQLRPALPILFASGYAETIEVPGDMHVIGKPFSIDQLRDKVKSILE; translated from the coding sequence ATGTCTGCCAATGCCTCCACTATCCTTGTCGTAGAAGATGACGACATCGTGCGCATGCTCATCGTGGATGTGCTGGAGGAGCTGGAATACACGGTATTGGAGGCTGATGACGGCAACGCGGCACTCGAGATCCTTGCGAATCCTGGCAAAGCCATCGATTTGATGATGACCGACCACGGCCTGCCTGGCATGGATGGTCGCGAACTCTCTCAAAAGGCCCGTCAGCTGCGCCCTGCTCTGCCCATCCTGTTCGCCAGTGGTTATGCCGAGACTATCGAAGTACCCGGCGACATGCATGTCATCGGCAAACCTTTTTCGATTGACCAGTTACGCGACAAGGTCAAATCCATACTGGAATAG
- a CDS encoding response regulator, which translates to MSSPSSVDEQRFRKLLSRNVSLPLGVGVLSAVFFVSLITYLLSVIQWVEHTDRVINNANEAVKLTVDLETGMRGYLLSGDEHFLDPYEIAKPRIDVALNTLLELTADNPVQTDRLRRLQALQVEWANYAQSMIDLQRSSGDYRGAVKAGRGKRLTDEIRKQFEDVIETEQVLRATRNEDVRRTTIWSITLYLIFIVGISGLLAYIGRRDLLNLSTNYSANLAAQLASAERLEKQAWLRNGQTQLAEQVLGQLTLNLLGRNILQFCAQYLGTAVAALYVREEHGGLKRVATYGFSREQEELNQTIYSGEGIVGQVAEQARLIRLDAVPGDYFKVSSGLGAGLPHSVLVVPTSDDDRVNGVIELGFLRPLSERDIELLELIAGNIGTSIEAARYRQRLQEVLAETQQLNEELQVQQEELKTANEELEEQSRILKESQAHLETQQVELEQTNEQLAEQRDAMDKKNTELNHAQIQLEERAEELQRSSKYKSEFLANMSHELRTPLNSSLILAKLLAENPQQNLSAEQVKFAESIYSAGNDLLNLINDILDISKVEAGKLEVIAENTRVDRLVDGLRSMFEPLAADKKLAFSVEVQPDAPGLLFTDRQRLEQVIKNLLSNAIKFTEHGAVSLSITAQPNDHIAFSVKDSGIGIAADQQESIFEAFRQADGTTNRKYGGTGLGLSISRDLATLLGGSISVDSVPGQGSTFTLVLPRQYHEFGETPAAPLTFHPAPVTPAPVAVAAPLASAIPAVIPRFADDRDKAPFATRCILVVEDEPNFARILYDLAHELGYMCLVAHGADEGYDLAREFVPDAILLDMRLPDHSGLTVLQRLKERAETRHIPVHVISVEDRVEAAMHMGAIGYAVKPTTREELKDVFARLEAKLTQKVKRVLLVEDDDLQRESIARLIGDEDIEITAVGLAQDALELLRTTIYDCMVIDLKLPDMLGNDLLKRMSTEDICSFPPVIVYTGRNLTRDEEAELRKYSRSIIIKGARSPERLLDEVTLFLHKVESQLSHERQKMLKTARSRDKVFEGRKVLLVDDDVRNIFALTSALEHKGAVVVIGRNGREAIEKLHEVEDIDLVLMDVMMPEMDGFEATMEIRKDPRWRKLPIIAVTAKAMKDDQERCLQAGANDYLAKPIDLDRLFSLIRVWLPKMERI; encoded by the coding sequence ATGTCCTCTCCGTCCTCGGTTGATGAACAACGGTTCCGCAAACTTCTGAGTCGCAACGTCAGCCTGCCGCTGGGCGTCGGCGTGCTCAGCGCCGTGTTCTTCGTCTCGCTGATCACTTATTTGCTGTCGGTCATCCAATGGGTCGAGCACACCGACCGGGTGATCAATAACGCCAATGAAGCGGTGAAGCTCACCGTTGATCTGGAAACCGGCATGCGCGGCTATCTGCTCAGCGGTGACGAGCACTTCCTCGACCCGTATGAGATCGCCAAGCCGCGCATTGATGTTGCCCTCAATACGTTGCTGGAGCTGACCGCCGATAATCCGGTGCAGACCGATCGCCTGCGCCGTTTGCAAGCCTTGCAGGTGGAGTGGGCCAATTACGCGCAGTCGATGATCGATCTGCAGCGCAGCAGCGGTGATTATCGCGGCGCGGTCAAGGCCGGGCGGGGCAAGCGCCTGACCGATGAGATCCGCAAGCAATTCGAGGACGTCATCGAGACCGAGCAAGTGCTGCGCGCCACGCGCAACGAGGATGTGCGTCGCACCACCATCTGGAGCATCACCCTTTATCTGATTTTCATCGTCGGTATCAGTGGGTTGCTGGCCTACATCGGCCGCCGTGATTTGCTCAACCTGTCGACCAACTACAGCGCCAACCTCGCCGCGCAGCTGGCCAGCGCTGAACGCCTCGAGAAACAGGCGTGGCTGCGCAACGGCCAGACACAATTGGCCGAGCAGGTGCTGGGGCAACTGACGCTGAACCTGCTGGGGCGCAACATTCTGCAATTCTGCGCGCAATACCTCGGCACTGCCGTCGCCGCGCTTTATGTGCGTGAAGAGCATGGCGGCCTCAAGCGCGTGGCGACTTATGGTTTCTCCCGCGAGCAGGAAGAGCTCAATCAAACGATCTACAGCGGCGAAGGCATCGTCGGCCAAGTCGCAGAACAAGCGCGCCTGATCCGTCTCGACGCGGTCCCGGGCGACTATTTCAAAGTCAGCTCCGGTCTCGGCGCAGGCCTGCCGCACAGTGTGCTGGTGGTGCCGACCAGCGATGACGATCGGGTCAACGGTGTGATCGAGCTGGGCTTCCTGCGTCCGCTGTCCGAGCGCGACATCGAATTGCTGGAATTGATTGCCGGCAACATCGGCACCTCGATCGAAGCGGCGCGTTACCGTCAGCGCTTGCAGGAAGTGCTCGCCGAAACCCAGCAGCTCAATGAAGAGCTGCAAGTGCAGCAGGAAGAGCTGAAGACTGCCAACGAAGAGCTGGAAGAACAGTCGCGGATTCTCAAGGAATCCCAGGCGCATCTGGAAACCCAGCAAGTGGAGCTGGAGCAGACCAACGAGCAGCTCGCCGAGCAGCGCGATGCGATGGACAAGAAAAACACCGAGCTGAATCATGCGCAGATCCAGCTTGAAGAGCGTGCCGAAGAGCTGCAACGCTCGAGCAAGTACAAGTCCGAATTCCTCGCCAACATGTCCCACGAACTGCGCACGCCGCTAAACAGTTCGCTGATTCTGGCCAAGCTGCTGGCGGAGAACCCGCAGCAGAATCTGTCGGCGGAACAGGTCAAGTTTGCCGAGTCGATCTATTCGGCCGGCAACGATCTGCTCAACCTGATCAACGACATTCTCGACATTTCCAAGGTCGAGGCCGGCAAGCTTGAAGTGATTGCCGAAAACACCCGCGTCGATCGTCTGGTCGACGGCTTGCGCTCGATGTTCGAACCCTTGGCGGCGGACAAGAAACTGGCCTTCAGCGTCGAGGTTCAGCCGGACGCACCGGGCTTGCTGTTCACCGACCGTCAGCGTCTGGAGCAGGTCATCAAGAACCTGCTGTCCAACGCGATCAAGTTCACTGAGCACGGCGCCGTCAGCCTGAGCATCACCGCGCAGCCGAACGATCACATCGCCTTCAGCGTCAAGGATTCCGGGATCGGTATCGCCGCGGATCAGCAGGAAAGTATCTTCGAGGCGTTCCGTCAGGCGGATGGCACCACTAATCGCAAGTACGGCGGCACCGGTCTGGGCCTGTCAATCTCGCGGGATCTGGCAACGTTGCTTGGCGGTTCGATCAGCGTCGACAGCGTGCCAGGGCAGGGCAGCACGTTTACGCTGGTGTTGCCGCGCCAGTATCACGAGTTCGGCGAAACGCCGGCCGCGCCGCTGACGTTCCACCCGGCACCTGTGACGCCTGCGCCAGTTGCTGTTGCGGCTCCGCTCGCATCGGCGATTCCGGCAGTCATCCCGCGCTTTGCCGACGATCGCGACAAGGCACCGTTCGCCACCCGCTGCATTCTGGTGGTGGAGGACGAACCGAACTTCGCCCGTATCCTCTATGACCTGGCCCATGAGTTGGGCTACATGTGTCTGGTCGCCCACGGCGCTGACGAAGGTTACGACCTGGCGCGCGAATTCGTTCCGGATGCGATCCTGCTCGACATGCGCCTGCCGGATCATTCCGGTCTGACCGTGCTGCAACGCCTGAAAGAACGCGCCGAAACCCGGCACATTCCAGTGCACGTGATTTCCGTGGAAGACCGCGTCGAAGCGGCCATGCACATGGGCGCGATCGGCTACGCAGTGAAGCCGACCACCCGCGAAGAGCTCAAGGATGTGTTCGCCCGTCTCGAGGCCAAGCTGACGCAGAAGGTCAAACGCGTGTTGCTGGTCGAAGATGACGATCTGCAACGCGAAAGCATCGCGCGGCTGATTGGCGACGAAGACATCGAAATCACTGCCGTCGGCCTGGCCCAGGACGCCCTGGAATTGCTGCGCACGACCATCTACGACTGCATGGTCATCGACCTCAAGCTGCCGGACATGCTCGGCAACGATCTGCTCAAGCGCATGTCCACCGAGGACATCTGCTCGTTCCCGCCGGTCATCGTTTATACCGGACGCAACCTGACCCGCGACGAAGAGGCCGAACTGCGCAAGTATTCGCGCTCGATCATCATCAAGGGCGCACGCTCCCCGGAGCGATTGCTCGACGAGGTCACACTCTTTCTGCACAAAGTCGAATCGCAGCTGTCCCATGAACGGCAGAAGATGCTCAAGACCGCGCGCAGCCGCGACAAGGTCTTTGAAGGTCGCAAAGTGCTGCTGGTGGACGACGATGTGCGCAACATCTTCGCCCTGACCAGCGCGCTGGAACACAAAGGCGCAGTCGTGGTGATCGGCCGTAATGGCCGCGAAGCGATTGAGAAACTTCATGAAGTCGAGGACATCGACCTGGTGCTGATGGACGTAATGATGCCGGAAATGGATGGCTTCGAAGCCACCATGGAAATCCGCAAGGATCCGCGCTGGCGCAAGCTGCCGATCATCGCGGTGACGGCCAAGGCCATGAAGGACGATCAGGAGCGCTGCCTGCAAGCGGGCGCCAACGATTACCTGGCCAAGCCCATCGACCTTGATCGTCTGTTCTCGCTGATACGTGTGTGGTTACCGAAAATGGAACGCATCTAG
- a CDS encoding phospholipase gives MENFDDVPTHQWMADSPQIDNLSLFEMTLPGAHNAGCDWEASYALIPGKNWLACQDVSFYSQLKRGARALDVRLVYNSKAKQLARFRFQHSGFNSSRTLEDLIRDVKGFYESSPNEFIVLDFHELSNATDPFNHEEFRTALLEHLGERIIPTENLHLTIGQLKAIDPLQRIMVAAPMTWETLDFRFYSQINHKWIGKSQVSTSDLYGYIDNVLSTPVSTRRPWSLSATSYTLGGPQRILDSLDEWFDPEKSDWARKCNIINFDFIKNSNIVRFCQMANLQKARDKLS, from the coding sequence ATGGAAAACTTCGACGATGTACCAACCCATCAATGGATGGCTGATTCACCACAAATCGATAATCTTTCGTTATTTGAAATGACCCTGCCCGGCGCGCATAACGCCGGTTGTGACTGGGAAGCGTCTTACGCCCTGATTCCCGGTAAAAACTGGCTTGCCTGCCAGGACGTTTCGTTTTATTCGCAGTTGAAGCGCGGTGCTCGCGCACTTGATGTACGCCTTGTTTACAACAGCAAGGCGAAACAACTGGCGAGATTCCGTTTCCAGCACAGTGGATTCAACTCTTCGCGAACGCTTGAAGACCTGATCAGGGACGTTAAGGGGTTTTATGAAAGTAGCCCGAACGAGTTTATCGTTCTGGACTTCCATGAACTTTCCAACGCTACAGATCCATTCAACCATGAGGAATTCAGAACAGCTCTGCTGGAGCACCTTGGGGAACGGATCATTCCCACCGAAAATCTGCATCTGACAATTGGCCAACTCAAAGCCATCGATCCATTGCAGCGCATTATGGTGGCTGCGCCGATGACCTGGGAAACCCTGGACTTCCGCTTTTATAGCCAGATCAATCACAAGTGGATCGGCAAATCACAGGTCAGCACCTCGGATCTTTATGGCTATATAGACAACGTACTGAGCACACCTGTCAGTACGCGCCGGCCGTGGTCGCTGTCGGCAACCAGCTACACACTGGGCGGGCCACAGCGAATCCTCGACAGTCTTGACGAGTGGTTCGACCCGGAAAAATCCGATTGGGCGCGCAAGTGCAACATCATCAATTTCGACTTCATCAAGAATTCGAATATCGTGCGCTTCTGCCAAATGGCCAACTTGCAAAAGGCCCGCGACAAGCTCAGCTGA
- a CDS encoding glycosyltransferase, with amino-acid sequence MSHSVPTKVLVIGYVWPEPRSSAASGHVMQILEAFLEQGWDITFSSPAGPGEHKADLTALGIREVSIELNNGSFDTFISELAPDIVLFDQFMMEEQFGWRVEKHCPDALRILETSDLQSLRHARHQRLKDRLKSDDEQTDFTELFAPALHEEFQLMASTDLAKREIAALYRCDLNLMISEVEIDLLVEEFGLPRQILHWCPLMIDLPDTAAPGFEERAHFLSIGNFRHAPNWDAVLWMKTTLWPLIRARLPRAQLHIYGAYTPPKATALHNPAQGFHIMDWAEDALEVMSAARVCLAPLRFGAGIKGKLVDAMLCGTPSVTTPIGAEAMHGDAPWPGAVALDANTFAEQAVQLYEDPARWQQAQIQASALLQQRYQRSVHGPRLINRIDDCRQHLAQLRNDNFTGAMLRHHTLKSTQYMAQWIEAKNQLNPTER; translated from the coding sequence ATGTCCCACTCCGTTCCCACCAAAGTCCTGGTCATCGGCTACGTCTGGCCCGAGCCCCGCTCTTCGGCGGCCAGCGGGCATGTCATGCAGATTCTGGAAGCGTTCCTCGAGCAAGGCTGGGACATCACGTTCAGCAGCCCGGCCGGCCCCGGTGAACACAAGGCTGATCTGACGGCGCTGGGCATTCGCGAAGTATCGATCGAGCTCAACAACGGCAGTTTCGACACGTTCATTAGCGAGTTGGCCCCAGATATCGTGCTGTTCGATCAGTTCATGATGGAAGAACAGTTTGGTTGGCGGGTGGAGAAACACTGTCCGGACGCCCTGCGCATCCTGGAAACCTCCGACCTGCAAAGCCTGCGACATGCGCGTCATCAGCGTCTGAAAGACCGGCTGAAAAGCGACGACGAGCAGACTGATTTCACCGAACTGTTCGCACCGGCATTGCACGAAGAATTCCAGCTGATGGCGAGCACCGATCTGGCCAAACGGGAAATCGCTGCGCTGTACCGGTGTGATTTGAACCTGATGATTTCCGAAGTCGAGATCGACCTGCTGGTGGAGGAATTTGGCCTGCCTCGGCAAATCCTGCATTGGTGTCCGTTGATGATTGATCTTCCGGACACCGCCGCGCCAGGTTTCGAAGAGCGCGCGCATTTCCTCAGCATTGGCAACTTCCGTCACGCGCCAAACTGGGATGCCGTGCTCTGGATGAAGACCACGCTCTGGCCGCTGATCCGCGCGCGCTTGCCTCGCGCGCAACTGCATATCTATGGCGCCTATACGCCGCCCAAAGCCACCGCATTGCACAACCCGGCCCAAGGCTTTCACATCATGGACTGGGCCGAAGATGCGCTTGAAGTGATGTCCGCAGCGCGGGTCTGCCTTGCGCCATTGCGCTTTGGCGCGGGAATCAAGGGCAAACTGGTGGATGCCATGCTCTGTGGCACGCCAAGCGTAACGACACCGATCGGCGCCGAAGCCATGCACGGCGATGCTCCTTGGCCGGGAGCCGTTGCCCTGGACGCAAATACCTTCGCCGAACAGGCGGTGCAACTGTACGAAGATCCAGCGCGCTGGCAGCAGGCGCAGATTCAGGCTTCGGCACTTTTGCAGCAGCGTTATCAGCGCAGCGTACATGGCCCGCGTCTGATCAACCGGATAGATGATTGCCGACAACACTTGGCACAACTTAGAAACGACAATTTCACCGGCGCCATGTTGCGACATCACACACTCAAAAGCACTCAATACATGGCTCAATGGATCGAAGCGAAAAATCAGTTGAATCCAACAGAGCGTTGA
- a CDS encoding AraC family transcriptional regulator yields MTRTARVTDPSYELMDDHNGLSIIYRQHGFPCPLVRWHFHKEYELHLIVASSGKVFIGDYIGNFYPETLFLTGPNLPHNWISQVAEDEVVEKRDMLVNFTDELFESGHQVFAELKSLAPLLERAQYGIEFRCKRTIRQAMTLMQRIADSTGITRLGHFFILMELLAASDDFQLLSGATTPQLADEHNIDRTNRAVDYIFSHYARDISLEEVAEHLGMTPTYFSRVFKQATGRNFIEFVNRLRISKSCELLADGDKPVTEVCFESGFNNISNFNRRFQQLKGMTPSHYRRLAVQRLTEQNHL; encoded by the coding sequence ATGACCCGAACCGCTCGCGTGACCGACCCTTCCTACGAGTTGATGGACGACCATAACGGCTTGTCCATCATCTACCGCCAGCACGGCTTCCCCTGCCCGCTGGTGCGCTGGCATTTTCACAAGGAATACGAACTGCACCTGATCGTTGCCAGTTCCGGCAAAGTGTTCATCGGCGATTACATCGGCAATTTCTATCCGGAAACCCTGTTTCTGACCGGTCCCAACCTGCCGCACAACTGGATCAGCCAGGTCGCTGAAGATGAAGTGGTGGAGAAGCGCGACATGCTGGTCAACTTCACCGACGAACTGTTCGAGAGCGGCCATCAGGTGTTCGCTGAGCTGAAATCCCTGGCGCCACTGCTTGAGCGCGCGCAGTACGGCATCGAATTTCGCTGCAAGCGCACGATCCGTCAGGCCATGACGCTTATGCAGCGGATCGCCGACAGCACCGGCATCACCCGCCTCGGGCATTTTTTCATCCTGATGGAATTGCTTGCGGCCAGTGATGACTTCCAGTTGTTGTCCGGCGCCACCACCCCGCAACTGGCCGACGAACACAACATCGACCGCACCAACCGCGCGGTCGATTACATCTTCAGCCATTACGCGCGGGACATTTCACTGGAAGAAGTGGCCGAGCACCTGGGCATGACGCCGACCTATTTCAGCCGGGTATTCAAACAGGCCACCGGGCGCAACTTCATTGAATTCGTCAACCGCCTGCGCATCAGCAAATCCTGTGAGCTGCTGGCCGATGGCGACAAACCGGTGACCGAGGTGTGCTTCGAGTCGGGCTTCAACAATATTTCCAACTTCAATCGACGCTTCCAGCAACTCAAGGGCATGACGCCGTCGCACTATCGACGGCTGGCGGTGCAGCGGCTGACTGAACAGAATCATCTCTGA